The Candidatus Nomurabacteria bacterium genomic sequence GGTGCTTTACTGCTTTTTTAATTACCTAGACTGATACGGATAGTCGCCGTATTTAGTACGTGCTTGCCGTTGATAAAATCGTCTGTACCTACGGTTATTTTGATTGCTTTGGCCGCTTTTATGAGGTTTTTTGTTGCCGTAGTGCCGTTGTATTCATTGACGATGGGGGTAGAGGTTTCCGGAGACGTATAGTAATCAACCGTGAACGAGTCGATGTCTCTCAGTAGGTCGGCGTCAGCGAGTTTGCAGGTTCCGGAGTATGTTCCCGATTTCAAAGCTGCGTTGGAACAAGTCTCGCTTTGGTAGGGTGTTTTGCACCCCGAGGGATTTGGATTGAGGGTGGCGCAATTACATAAAGTGCCGCCAGTGTAATTAGTGATTGTGCGTCGGTACAGGTCGTACTTTCCGGTAGTGGTGTTTTTGGCAACGAAATAAACCAGGAGATTCTGGGCAATCGGGCTTACGGAAAAGTCGCATCC encodes the following:
- a CDS encoding prepilin-type N-terminal cleavage/methylation domain-containing protein, which encodes MQTSYDKSSGFTIVEIAVVVTVISLLTGVVLQTLGGFYNDNVISLGKTSQDTNTRGVLRSIEKEIMDSGGFVTDAAVAKPLGRDDGTSWSYRGNDPSLPGYDAGQKTNRVLMATTTATDKAATDDKRLPVFIDSGSGCDFSVSPIAQNLLVYFVAKNTTTGKYDLYRRTITNYTGGTLCNCATLNPNPSGCKTPYQSETCSNAALKSGTYSGTCKLADADLLRDIDSFTVDYYTSPETSTPIVNEYNGTTATKNLIKAAKAIKITVGTDDFINGKHVLNTATIRISLGN